In Trichoplusia ni isolate ovarian cell line Hi5 chromosome 2, tn1, whole genome shotgun sequence, the DNA window TTTTTGCATACTTTCATAGTATGTTagtattttcacatttttcactATTATAGTCAGTCACACCTGTCGAACAATCCTGCTGCCCCGGCAGGACTGAAACTACGCGATAcgtcataaattaataagtttgaCATCTTTATGTAATGAGTTTATGTAACTTGAAGGGCATTAgatcagcaagctgaagtggcaaaGGGCTGGCCATATTGACCCCAGAGCTTAGATAACCTTTGGGGAAAACGAGTTCTGGAGTGGAGTACGCGGCAAATGTAGTTAGGATGTCCTTAGGCACGGTGTACGCaagatggcaggagctggatacgagcagccgaagataggtCTGCGTATCCTATGTCCAGTCgtggacgaatatggactgATGACGATGACGAAGGGTATTACGTGAGCTCTAGATGCTGCGCCCTGTGCAGCGTGATGTCGTGCGCGCGGTGCGGGCAGGCGAGCGCGGCcagggcggcggcgcgcgcccaGTCGCCCTGCGCCGCGTGCAGCTccagcgccgccagcgcgcccgcgcccgacgCCTGCAGCCAGcgagccgccgccgcgccgcggtTCAGGCACGCGCACAGCGTGCCGCTGGACATTATCACACAACACAATTGTAACGTCTTTCTAAATCCAATATGGCGGAACATCCAAGATGGCggataattttcttttatacgCTCCTACAATACACCATATTGTAGGTATCAAATGAAAGGACTTGTATGTGTCATCaccttacattatttttaatcagttaTTTTCCAGACTTAGGATCcggtgaaaaataaaaagtataaattaaaattgggGGTTAAAGTTAAGGCCTAGGTTAAGGCCCTTCCCTTCACTATTTATGGATTTATGGTAATATACATAAATCATATGCCAAGTGACGTAAAAAAATCACTTAGATAAtccatacttataatataaatgcaaaagtatctGAAAACTACTGAAACGATTGTTATAAAATTGGTACACGGATAGCAAAGAGGCtgaaaaaagacaaaatctACTTTTTAgctgaaaaaaaagtttggaGGTGTGTAATGGGCGGTCAAAGTTtctacaaaactttttttggaaTAGTCTAGCCCATTGTAATTTAGCTccaatcttttttatttaaggagAAATATGTGCGCAGCggtttttgggtattttgattttaagggtAATGGATGAATTTATGGTAAATGGGTACTTTTAACCCGGCATTTGAACCGCAAAACAGTTgttaaaagatacaaaaaaaatgtttagacgTGAATTTgccatttgtttttcatattacCCAGAAATTTTATCCCACTTACAAGCAAAGAAAACGATCATTGCAATAAATCCTCACCACAGTATTGATAAATCCTCAATATGCGAAGCGTCTTCTAAAGCCCAAACCATTGCAACATCGCTTAGTCTTGTGTAAACTCGAATTGCtgttaggaaataaaataaaatcaatatattataaccgatttaaacattattttagtttaattaaataagactattttaactattttcatTTTCCAAGTTCTTACCAAACTCCACATTAAGCTCCGCTATGGCCGCCTCGCCCATCTTCCGCCACAGCTCGGGTTCGTCGACGGCATCACAGAATAACCAAGCCTCACTGAACCGCCTCAACGCTAACAGCTTCTCTATATGTCGCCGTTGGTTTGCCAGACGCTTTTCTGTGTCGGCGTCAGCGAGGCCACTCGTGTTGTGCGAGTCTAAGGCTAATTTTAGTACCCTGTGTAGAACATAGCAGTTATTGTGTTTAGGGAATTCTCTTTCCCGGTTGACCACGATATGACAAAAGTTTCCGATACCTTATGATTTTAATAGCTATGCAAACTTGGTACATTTCTTTCTTAGACATCGTTAATAAAGAAGGAAGaagaaaacaatacaataattatggtTTCCACCaaatcaatttgataaaaacatAGGTTGTTGTTGTCCGAAAATTCAAGGCAAATTTACTACTGCtgtcaaaatcaatttataacgTCTACTTACGATCCCCCGCTAGCGTAACAGTAAACATCTCCAGAGAAGAGAATCAGCGGTATTTGTCCGGCCAATAGCGGCGTGACGCCGACCAAGTCCACATAGGACCCGTTGATGGAGTTCGCCGCGTAGTAGTAAGTCTCGATCGCTTCGTCCgtatatattatgaaaacgTTGCGGTCGGAGAGGCAGATGTCCCAAATTATGCCCCTACAATCATGATCATTGGCTAATATTGTTTTTAGCTCTTATTGCGGTTATAGTGTACAATACAAAGCCATTTAGGTACATTAGTATACCCTATATCGGTTTGTGTCTTACTTATGTACGTATCTTTTTCAAGAATATATGGACAATGAAGAGCATtatatgtttgtaattttaatggaattattGTATATACAGCCTTATGTTTTTTGTCACTTAAATAAAGTGTGGGCACAAAACTACAAACACGGCTAATGCATCATCGAACTCCGAATGGTAAAGATCCAGAATATTCTAAGTATAACTTTTGTAGTAGTTTACGCTGACGTAATAATACAATGCACATGAATCATACATATGCAGGGTAAACGTACCTTACATCGGCAGTGGCAGTTCGGTTAAGTGCGCAACAGTCGTCAGCTGCGGGGCAGTACACGTGCACGCGGCGTCGCTCATCCGTAATGCAAGCTCTAGCGCCGCCGATGTCGCAATACACGCCACGAATGCCACAAACATGCTTGTAACGCACGGCCGTTCGCCATTCTTCCACGCCAAAGTATTCTATATGACCTTGCTACAACATCACATAgacgaaattaataaatctttgtGACACTAGAcaatgtcatattttattaattattatacttacatcagtaacaaatataaagaaGTCGCTTGTGAGATGTATGTCGACAATTTTTGCTCCTTGCATGTGCGGCTCAGGAAATAGCATGGCTTCTTTTTCCGGCTGCGAAGGGTCAGCTTGATCGAtctattagataaaaaatagagtatttggtaagttattttgaattaatatcggGGAATCCAGATGTCGAAAAGTTAGTTTGTAGAACTATGAACGGGCCAAGGCCACATCCTTGTAGAACACCTTGAAAAATCTTCAATGATAAAGGTATACAACGAACTGTGGATATACGACAACAATGCGATTTGATTTAACAATCTTGGAAAAGAGATATATGGTTGGATATATTACAGtcttaatattttgaatgatatCCCACAGTCCACTATATCGAATGCTTGAGTTCAGTCACCAGTGgagaattaaaacaaagtttatgcctttttatagtaactattaaatgatgattaattattaaatgatgcaacggtttactcactcgtatCTATCGAGAGTGCcggactagtttcagacccaaccggagtctttaatcatgagctgacgcggcggggttgCGGgcagtcccgataaatacgagtgagtaaaGCGTTATAATCCTCGCAAATTGTTAAAGTGCAGGTACTTTGTCACATTAAAGGGCAAATGACGTCATAGTGACGTAAAAAAGCCGTATTAAAAAGAGCGTGCTATAGAATTAAACTGTCAATAAACGACACTAAAATGGCGGAAAGGCGCACTAGCAATTTGCGGGGATAGTACATGATTGAATAAAGTGTACGCTGACCGCGTGCAGCATGGCGCGGCCGTGGAAGAGCGCGGCGGCGTAGTCCCCGGCCAGCGTGAGCACGGTGGGCGGCGCGGGGTAgtggcggcgcgcggccggGCCGCCCGCCAGCGGCGAGAACCACGCCAGCGGCCCGCGCGCGCAGCACACGTGCGCGCCGCCCAGCGCCACCACGTGCGGCTCCGTCGGCAACGTGTACGTGGCCAGCGCCGTCGGCTCCGCTGGACAACACGCGGCGAACAAACAACAATCATATACGGACAAAATTCATGATAATGTCCTTAAATGAGACTCAGTTTTTAGGTCAAAAGACACTCGATGAATCTTGCGATTAAGCATCTGACTTCTATCTATCCGTAGAATTTGAAAGAAATACTCATCGGCATCTCCAAATTCGGTATGGTCCTGCTAACTTACTGagatatgataaataataaatttttaatttacgaagAAGAATAAGACTGAAGCTGAGCCTTTATCCCTAGTTAGGTTCTGAACAAAATGGAGCATGGCTAGTATGGCTACTTGTTCTTACTCACATTTGTTAACAGGCTCAGGTTCATCACCAACAGCAATACATTGATACACAGTAGCTTCAGTGAGACTTGTAAGTGTGATGACCCTGGTTCCATAAGCTGCATGAAGAGGTGGTAGGGCTGTCACGTATACGTTAAGGTACGCTCGCCCAGCCGTGGCCAGTAAGCGGCCGTCGGAGCTCCACGAGCAACGCTCTGCACCGCCCGCGGGCATTACCGACCCCGATACCTCGCCGTTGTTCCAAAtggatattaattttaatctgtaacattaaatacattgtGTCAGAAATTCGTCTgagataaaaattgtatttccaATACaagtcataatttttattaacatatgaTTTCAAATAGAATATATAGCCTAGATTTTTTCTAAGTCCTTTTCGACAATTCATTGCAAACAATAAAGCTTGAGTTCTATAAAACAATTCAGTAATAACGTCCACATACTGTCCATCACCACAAGACGCCGCCAACCCATTGCACACAGCTACATCTGTTAAATTATCTTTATGATTCTTCACTTGAAACAATTCTTCTCCAACCTCTTTGATATGAGTAGATATGGCTATTATGAAACCAGCACTAAATCCTATCAATATGTATCCATCTCCATACCATTTATAAGAGACTATGGAGCCATAGCGTTGTTGAAAAGCCAACTCTATTGGGTTCTCTGGGTTAAGCAGGTTGTAGAGGTATAGTGTCCTTTTGCCAACTACCAGGCTTatctgaaataataattttataattaaagtgaaCATGAGTAAACCtttaagaaaaatgaaaaattggaGACTGTCTTAGGAGAGTAGGAGGAGAAATATTTTCTCAGGCTAAAATACAGAACCAATCCTCAAAACAGGCAAAAACACTagtaggtataaaattaaacctaCAAGAGAGGTTTGCTGAGttcttattataatatcaactCACAGTATTTTCCCCAGAAACTCTTTCATCAGTCTTCATTTCAGAGAACTGCAAGTCGTTAGGTGCATCCCTTAATGATATCATCCTTAATGTGTCACCATCAGAGTTATTGATAGACAGGCTCTTATCCTCAGACGCCAACACCAATATACTGTCCTTGTTCCAAGCAGCACAAGTTATCTTTTTCGTGTGTTTACCTATTATTGGTATTCTCCTAAAGTATAAAGTTGGAACATTAAGACCAGTTATTTAGTtagttaggtatatttttattgtattatcatTTTCTCTGTTGTTCTAGTAAGATTATATGGCAACCAGAGAATTGTTTCAAAAGAGGCTAGTCAAAAGACTAATTGTAGACAATTAGCtaatttgttctattttttttaaccaatcaGCTAATCATTTCATCATTAACTAATTTTACCATTCATACTTCTTCCAGAATTCAaagaattcatttaaatttgtttcaattcatacaaatatttaatcattattttgaaacaaatccAATATTTATGTAGATTTTATACTCATAGCTTGAGCTACCTCATAACTTCAACCATTTTTTTAGTATacgactttatttatattataatttataaaaaaaaatatcagtgtCAATACTTAGTGGTGTGATGATTATAGAGGGCCAGATTTCCTTTCTGTGTGCCAACAGCAAGCAGTGGCTCCCCATATGCCCAAGCAATACACGATGGAGGTTCCCGAAGTCCAGTCTCTATATTAATCCTCTTATTTGCATGACACTCCCATAGGAGAACTGTGTTGCTGTTTGGGGTAATTATTGCAAGATAATCACCATCATGATCCCATTCCATACCTGCGCAGAGACtggaaaataatttgataattatttttaatgaatttgtaGTTACCTTGTACGTCTATCCTGTCTAtcctttgaaaaataattgttatatggtctttatttaatgtttgcaGTAAGATTGATATGCTCGTATCGTTGTAACACAATATTTGCTAATCCTTTTGACATTTTAACTATTTGTAAAAGACTTCTATTGTGGTTTATCATTTGAATATCAGTTTCcacattttaatattgagtTTCTGGCCACTTCTTCTAAAAGGGAATGAGATTTAGGAACCACACACTAAGAGTTACTAGTTGTTGAAGGTAAATTTTTTTTAGCATTTATTTTTGGTCTATGAGGATCAAAAACTTTACGTTAGTTTGAAGGAATAAAAACTTCTTGATTTTTAACCCTTTTACCTATGTCAGTTAAGACAAAGGCAGACAGTAATGTTTggtatatattttgaaaaaataatagtacCCCTGCAACTTCATTCTTTCGAGTAGTTGCCCGCTCCTATCATGTATTGCAACCGTTGCATCCGTTCCAGTGGTAGCCAGTAGTGAGTGGGATTCTCCTTTTTGCCATAAGAAGTAAAGCTCACCGAGCCCATGGGGTTGCTCTATCGTGTAGAGTAactgaaatattgataaaaagtaatttaatttttttactcaattttctacaatgacttaaaaatataatagtttatgaGAGTTTCTTCCAGTTTCTTAGGAAgctaaaattaagtttaactACAGTTATAGAATAGTTACTATtacagaatattatattattgaagtttttgTTAACTTCAAAAAGCCGTCAAAAAGTTTCAAAGCAATTGTAGAGTTATAAATTGGAATTTCAACTTACTTTTGGGGCTGTCATTTTGAATATTCTTATATCCTAAACTCAACTTAACATACTcagtagtatttttaaaaatttgttaCAGAATTTGACAAAAATGTTATGTTGATGTTGTTAGTTCATTGCTCTTGGTTGCTAAGCAACTACAATCATTCGTtatgaactaaaaaatataggtttaacaaaacgaaaacatacaaaaaacatatattttattatagtatgATTTCTgattatctttaattaattttgtaagttgTAAATTGAAGAAATGGTTAAAGGAATCATAATACGatcaaaagtatttaaagtatCAAAACTTTTGAAGAAACTCAAAAAACCATCCACAGGGTTGCCAACTACAATTACGTTGAAATAATTCTCGAACGCAACTTGGTGTGTTCGTCgtgtaacaataacaatataaccGAATCTGATGAAGTATCATCCTAAATAATCAAACGAACGTTTCAAAATATATGCAATTCATATATTTGAAAGGAAAGAACCTTTTtcatattagtaaaatatagtgtgatcgtaataaaatattaaagtatgtacctactacacgttttttaaatgttaatatgaCGTTTAAAAAACACGGACTTGAAAAAAAAGGCATTAAAATGGTTATAGAATACgttataaaatactattaaacatAACCCATCCATTACTGGCTATCTTAAAATCTCATGATTATTTTCTTCAAGTCCAAGATTCTGTTACTGAATTCGTAACTCCACCACTAAATTCTAACACTCATACATATAGAattaataaagttgtatttCTTTATCTGAGCTAACACTATTAATGAAATAACGTTTAACATTAAGTAATACTCAATATTCGCTTTCTTTTTCGAATTGATATACCTACCGCTCTTTATTAATTGGtcaagtttattattgtttggttGCGTATTATTGTccttatgttaaaaaatatattttaaataattctaaaacttaATGAACatgtcaaaatgttattttgatccTAAATCTATCACTGAAACATGGTTCAAGCCATGAGCTAGGGCTAGTGCATGAAGTTTTTAtcttcatcatctcagcctatcgccgtccactgctgaacgtaggcctcccccaaagagcgccagtTAGAGTAAGAAGTTAGAAGTTTTTATaccacattaaaaatatttttcgcatCAATTGGCAACACAGTGGCATATTAAAAGTCAACCTACACTGTTGCAGCAGGTTGTACTGTTcaactttctaaaataaaatgaattgaaacAACAACTTTCTATTACAGACCACTATAATTACTAAACTCACAACGTCAAGtaatatcaaaatacaaataatgttgaTCGACAAGGTTTGTCATTATGTTTTACAACCCAACTTTTTGTCtcatttgtattcaaaattaaaaatacttttacacaGATATTTATTGTTACAGATACTTCCTCATACTGTAGACAAAAGCAGTTTACTTAGAAActtgaaaaatgtaaacattttgtaTAGACACAATGAATGTAAATATACAGTTCAACTTGTAAATGATATTAGCCTAAATTGTGACAGAGATAGAAGCAATAGCGATTTTTCATTTAGTGTAGATAGAGATACGTTTCTTCAAAGTGTACTAAAAGGTATTATAACACCTGAAAAAAGGCAACATGTTAAACCAAAGAAAGTAGTTATGGACTTTAGTTCTCCAAACATTGCTAAACCTTTTCATGCTGGGCATTTAAGATCAACAATTATTGGAAACtttattgcaaatattaatacatactttaacaataaagtaacaagaattaattatttaggaGACTGGGGAACACAGTTTGGGTTATTGCAATATGGTTTGAAAGCaaaaaacattgatattaaAGATTTAAAGACTGACCCTATTCGAACATTGTATGATGTTTATGTATATGCAAACAAACTAGCTTCAACCGATGAAAATGTACAACAAGAAGCCAGAAAGTACTTTGCAGATATAGAGCAAGGCAGAATGAATTTAGACAGCTGGAAAAATATCAGGGAAATAACTGTACAAGAGTTAGAAAAAGTGTATCAAAGGCTAGGAATAAAGTTTAATGCTTACCATTGGGAGTCAGACTACAATGGTGGAAATATAAAAGGATTATTGGATATGTTGGAAAAAGAAGGAATTATTAAATCTGATGAATCTGGCAAGAAAATTGCTACAATTAATAACAGAGATATAACTGTATTAAAAAGTGATAATTCAACATTATATATTTCTAGAGACATTGCAGCTTTACTGGACAGATAtaagaaatatgaatttgaTAAAATGCTGTATATAGTAGACAATGCTCAAACTGACCATTTTGCTGCATTGTTTGAACTTGTTGGAAACATCAACAAGAAATGTACTGAAGGCTGTGAACATATCAAGTTTGGTAGACTTAAAGGCATGAGCACTAGAACTGGGAATGTAGTGTTCCTGAATGATATACTAGATGAGGCTAAGAGGAAAATGCATGAGAagcagttactatcaaaaagtaatattatttgattttatacatataagtaattttccatatttcatacattataTCAAGAAGCCTGTTCTACTGGGCTAAGCTAGGCTAATCTCACTCTAAATTTGTTAATCATCTGTAGTTGTACATTATAGATGGCAATGCTAAGCTGAAAATAATTgtcatgttaaaaaatatatctaaatcatTTGCATGGCCCATGAATAATTCAACATTgtaatataatcattataattttgcaGATACACGGAGTACGGCTATGAATGAAGAGACATGTGACATACTAGGGACTTCagcagttttaattaatgatttgaaACAAAAGAGGCTTAAAGACTACACTTTCAACTGGGATAAAGCCCTCCAAAGTGAAGGGGACAGTGCCATCAAACTACAATACCTTCATTGCAGACTTTGGAGCTTAGAACAAAACTGTGGAGTCTCCCTACCAACACATTGTGACCCAAAATATTTAACCGAGGAAATCATTGGTGAAGTTACTGCAGAACTAGctagatttgaaaatgtattaaataagtcATTAGAAGAATATGAAGCATGTATATTAGTTAACTATTTATTTCGCCTAgctaaatatgtaaatagaatGTTTAATGAACTGAAAGTAAAAAATGTCGACCCTGATTTGGCAGCACAACGATTACTTATCTTCTATTGTGCAAGACAGACTGTCAAAACTGGTCTAGAGATTTTAGGTGTAAGACCTCTCAAAGAGATGTAGATGTACTTTGTAAACCTAGATATTTGCCATGTATAGAATGAGTCAAAATATAGTCTTTTCCACTTTGTGTAGTGTTTAAATTTCACTTAGAATGTacataatccctactaatattataaatgcgaaagtaactctgactgtctgttacgctttcacgtctaaaccactgaaccaattttaatgaattttggtacagagatagagttgaccttgaggaagaacataggataggGAGGTTTTATctagaaacgcgatataaccgacctcgaagcgggcgaaaagctagtaatatataatattaatcagTAATGGCTTCTTGGCTGCTGCCCTGTGTCTGACATTTTGTCCATACACAAAATGTCAGACAgggattttgtatttttaacaagcCAAATCCAATGTTCaattaaataccaataaatGTAGGTAAGTAAGTATAAATCTGTTACGGGTTAGTGCCAAACTTATGTTTtcaaaaatcgaaaaaaaaatatttatgcaattttGCCGCAAATCTGCCTTTTTAAAGgcaagaaaataatttgaaagatTCGATGTTTCGTTAACAAAAACTTagtctatttatattttatccctTGAAAATTACGAAGTGAGTGTGTATTTTCCCtccaatatttaattacagataCATCCGTTCTCTTTGCTTGATTGAATGTGATACAGATAATAAAGTATGTTGTAACTGTACAAATATCTATAacacacaatattatattaaatataatgtaatatgtaaattattctCAATTGAATTAGATCccaataaagtaatattttcctAAATTTAAACTTCTTATTTGAACTTTTTTCACGGATGTTTTGCTAGACCTATAAAGATGTATACTATGAAGTAAAAGTTCATGTTTAATTGCACGGTAATGTTTTCGAtagatttacataatattaaatgtgcTTCCGTAACATTTACAAATACGTTTCTTGCATTGAATCATAAATCAACTTCCCTAGGCGAATTAGGTTGTCTTATTTTTTGGGCAACAAATTTAGTTACAACACCTCGAGCATTGCACATAAAATGAGAATGTCAGATACATTATAGCGCTCCGtagaaaacaaaatcattttaattttttaaatcctgaatttagtttttagtgCATTGGCTTTATCGTAGTGCAACATTGCctaaacataaaagttaaaaactaaTTGTCTTAGATTATGGTTCTCTCTATATCATAGACAGTCTAGAGACACGTCGTATTGATGATGGCCACTCCCGATTTGGAGGGAATATTCAAAACTCCAtgagtaaaacaatttttacagtgctcattttacaattatacattttatctcacttaaattattatagcCGTACGTATTTCCTaacaaattatgttaaaaaactgTAGGGTTACACTACATTCTACAgtaaaaaacacttttacatGACCAAAACGTCTTCGGTTATCTTCGGCTATGTTCGGATCCGTAAGCCTTGACGTCAGAATAATCCGACCGATCCTGCGTCAAATCGCTATTTCCGGCAGTCACGTGGTGTGCGCGGACCAATCAGAACGCTTTCCTATACTCTATATAGGCCGACATTTTCTGACAAGCGTAGAAAAAGTTTTCATCAACAGCCGCCATTTTGCGCTGGAGAGACTGAGAAGAATTTCGGAATTTGTCGtgtaaattttctgttttttcttaCATCATTTTATCATAAACTTTATCATTCCGTGTATTTTAAAGTGTTAAGTGAAATCGTGTTGTTCGATAGCGTAAATAAGTTCCATAAAGTAGCTAAAATCTGGtgatattgttttcatttattgtgCTAGTTCCGACGGAAGATGGTGAGAGGGTCTGTGTAGCTCTTCGATTCGGAGCTTTGTAATGGCGAATACTTGAGTGAGAAATTATAATATGTGCCTTCAATGGTGCGAAGGACATCGAACGATCGCGATGTGGGTGAATTACATTATGATGAATGACAAATCgctctaaaatgttatttcttgaAGATATAAGACTTATAAGTGTTTTTTAAATCGGCGGGCCGAAATATTCACGACGGCTTACGTTTAGTAAACAGAGCCATGGCCGATGAGCCGCCTAACAAGCGGCCTAAGATGATCCGGGACCCTTTT includes these proteins:
- the LOC113507059 gene encoding WD repeat-containing protein 19; its protein translation is MTAPKLLYTIEQPHGLGELYFLWQKGESHSLLATTGTDATVAIHDRSGQLLERMKLQGLCAGMEWDHDGDYLAIITPNSNTVLLWECHANKRINIETGLREPPSCIAWAYGEPLLAVGTQKGNLALYNHHTTKRIPIIGKHTKKITCAAWNKDSILVLASEDKSLSINNSDGDTLRMISLRDAPNDLQFSEMKTDERVSGENTISLVVGKRTLYLYNLLNPENPIELAFQQRYGSIVSYKWYGDGYILIGFSAGFIIAISTHIKEVGEELFQVKNHKDNLTDVAVCNGLAASCGDGQLKLISIWNNGEVSGSVMPAGGAERCSWSSDGRLLATAGRAYLNVYVTALPPLHAAYGTRVITLTSLTEATVYQCIAVGDEPEPVNKSEPTALATYTLPTEPHVVALGGAHVCCARGPLAWFSPLAGGPAARRHYPAPPTVLTLAGDYAAALFHGRAMLHAIDQADPSQPEKEAMLFPEPHMQGAKIVDIHLTSDFFIFVTDQGHIEYFGVEEWRTAVRYKHVCGIRGVYCDIGGARACITDERRRVHVYCPAADDCCALNRTATADVRGIIWDICLSDRNVFIIYTDEAIETYYYAANSINGSYVDLVGVTPLLAGQIPLILFSGDVYCYASGGSVLKLALDSHNTSGLADADTEKRLANQRRHIEKLLALRRFSEAWLFCDAVDEPELWRKMGEAAIAELNVEFAIRVYTRLSDVAMVWALEDASHIEDLSILCGTLCACLNRGAAAARWLQASGAGALAALELHAAQGDWARAAALAALACPHRAHDITLHRAQHLELTADYHEALTNYEKSLKTEDLDDIKVKEHNEKCEAGIARMAIRCGDVMRGLTTAMKHSHDIMLVKECAQLLEEEKQYSHAAALYDHAGNTEKAASLYIKLKSWLKVEALLPKINSPSIHIQYAKAKEAEGRYHDALKSYLKAQDYEAAIRLNLDKLDDIDEAVNLVQETKSIQGAKMVANYFQNSDDPTAAIKFLVMSLCYDEAFQLARKNGKLHLYGEILIQTSQARPEDFKSLALHFEGEKNHLLAGKFYFHAGEYSKAMSHLLRSGGSEEEENEAIGIAIDAAAASDDERLTRRLIEFLLGETDGTPREPRHLFRLYMAKRQFTEAAKTAVIIAGAECRAGAYREARDVVRAMCVSLRGSRLPVPRDMRHAIALLHSYILVRTHVKRGRHDIAARLLLRTAADVTFFPTPQHQVSILTSTVIECSRAGLKHQAYHWARVLMQPEYRSQIDPKYVKKIESVVRHGARGPPAAAPAAPCPHCGAALPVADLTCTNCEADLPFCLATGLHIVKDDLTACPECDFPAIMTEFVEILQEEGKCPMCGENVDYRRLVKIDDVAAYMDLNTSQ
- the LOC113507070 gene encoding probable arginine--tRNA ligase, mitochondrial, producing the protein MLIDKILPHTVDKSSLLRNLKNVNILYRHNECKYTVQLVNDISLNCDRDRSNSDFSFSVDRDTFLQSVLKGIITPEKRQHVKPKKVVMDFSSPNIAKPFHAGHLRSTIIGNFIANINTYFNNKVTRINYLGDWGTQFGLLQYGLKAKNIDIKDLKTDPIRTLYDVYVYANKLASTDENVQQEARKYFADIEQGRMNLDSWKNIREITVQELEKVYQRLGIKFNAYHWESDYNGGNIKGLLDMLEKEGIIKSDESGKKIATINNRDITVLKSDNSTLYISRDIAALLDRYKKYEFDKMLYIVDNAQTDHFAALFELVGNINKKCTEGCEHIKFGRLKGMSTRTGNVVFLNDILDEAKRKMHEKQLLSKNTRSTAMNEETCDILGTSAVLINDLKQKRLKDYTFNWDKALQSEGDSAIKLQYLHCRLWSLEQNCGVSLPTHCDPKYLTEEIIGEVTAELARFENVLNKSLEEYEACILVNYLFRLAKYVNRMFNELKVKNVDPDLAAQRLLIFYCARQTVKTGLEILGVRPLKEM